Within Spinacia oleracea cultivar Varoflay chromosome 4, BTI_SOV_V1, whole genome shotgun sequence, the genomic segment tgactttttgcactattcacataattcactttgaccctaatttatttatagtatgtgaaaacaaatgttagtatataatatattattggcttcatcttaatatatattttcaaaatattaatatttttataagtttttataatatgtagttaaagatttTGATGGTCAAAGATgtacattggcaagcgtgtccaattgaaacggtgcgagtattaagggacggaaggagtaccGGTATATACTATGTAGCATGCATGATGCATGGGAACACAAATTGATGAAGAAAATGAGTTGGAGTAAAATATCTGAACATAAAGTGGCCACGGATTCTCACACGCAAACGCCAATTAATTTTGATACTCAATTAATTTATGTTAGAGATGGCAAACAACAAAACCATTTAATTTGTACAAGTTTCTAGCAAATAATTTCCATCTCCCATAACCTTCCAGCTGTCACACTTTTATAACCTACTCCACCAAATTATACATTTATTAATTACTTGCAATTCAAgcaactttttttatttttatttttattttattaaaatgaaaaacgtTTATTATAAATAGGGGTCTCTATTCTTGTGTAACTTGGTTTAAAACACTTCTCTCAAAACCTTTCTCCTTCTTTTCCTAAGAGTTATATATGGCAATGATGAATTGGGTGTTCAATTATGCCATACCCCACCTCATAACGCAAACAACGATATACTCAAACCACGACGACTATAGAGATTTTAAAAGGTCTACTGAAAGTGAAAAACCTAATAAAAACAACGATGTGGTAACAAAGTATTTTAGGATGCCCCTTCATTATCCGAGGTATACTAAGGAAGATTATTCGAAGATGGAGGAGTGGAAGGTGGATATGCTACTAAAGGAATATGGACTTGAGAATCATATCAAAGGTAGTCTTGAAGAGAAGAGGATGTTTGCTATGGGAGCTTTTTTGTGGCCTGATCAActttaatttctattttttttactcTTTAATTTAGCAATAATATATACAAGTACTATGTACcaaccaacataagttggtaGAGTTGGTGGGAGTCACAAGTTCGAGCCCCATCAACTGCGATATGCTTGGGAGTGACTCAAACGATGACCTGCGAAGCTGAGCTGGTTTACTGGCCTGTGCTAGGTGCTGGTTTAGTTTAGGGTCTAttcttcttacctattaaaaacaaaaaaaaaccaagTACTCTGTTGTGTACTAGGTATGTCGAATTTCAATTTCATGTACAGTAGTATGAAGTATAATGAAGTTGTATTTCATGCCATGCATCCTATTGTTTATCTTttgttttaatgaaatttagttCGATTAACTTAATTTTGACAACTTTGACAGTACAAAGAAGTAGGAggaaacttttaaaaaagaaaaaaattaaaacaaaattgaGCTTTGCAAATGAGCCCTTAATTTGATAATTTCTTACTCCGCAGTCCGCACCAAAATTGACAAGTGAACCCTTTCTcgtctctcctctctcctcgttggttttttgttttgttttagtaCCCGGTTCATCCTTAGGGTTAATCCAAATTCGGTgcgagttttgggtggataggtttcagtcccctcccaattgtgtAGGTTCAGTGGGGCTGAACTTGCCCCCTACGTATGTGTTTGATGGTGGTGAACTATGGACCCGGTCCATGCTAtaattagcgtggaccagggtgTTTTTGTAAATTAACAATCAGGAATATTTCACGTGACCTAACATACCTCCATTCCCTTCTTTTTCTCCCTTCCCTGCACACCACCccttccattttctctctcctccctttccccatggttagtaacttgttaggcttaataatagtagttgggccataaaggttggattatttagaaatatcgtataggtaggcttaattaaagaaaatagggcaaagattggattaataattacaaattttcctatttaaaaaagatataattctaattctagTTAAGCTTCCTtgtaataaatatatttataattttaataaaaatacggggtACAAGTATTACCGacagttttcagttttttcgttctgtaagttttttttaattattttattcaaatgagaagaAGAGTTTCGAAATAAGGAAAAAAAGAGCAAGACTAAAACCAGACTAAATTTTTATGCACGGGTTCAATTTAAATCATACGGCTAAGCGCGGAAAAGCCACACCCCTAACAtcttccttcaattttttttggttttgtaagTCTTATGATTTAAATTGATTCATGAACTAAAAAAATAACCTAGTTATAGTAAGATTGATTTTGAAAAAAGACAATTAAATAGGATAAAGACTCCACTTAAGTCTTGGGAAAACTCACACTAATCagattaattttgaaaactgacaataaaaaagtaaaaataactTTTTATGATTTTCATATTTTGTTTATAATCTAGTTATGTAAAAAGctgaaaattgaaaaacaaaaaacgataTGAAAGGagtaggggtgtcaaatcggatcaacgggtcgggtttgggtcggactcatcggattcgggttgaaacGGATAGGATTGGGACGGATTAATTTGGCTAAcgggtcggatcggatcggattgaaaacttaacggattggatcggatcggatttttTATGCacgggttcatatcggatcgggttgtaaacgggtcggattttagtcgggttgggtcggatcggatcggattggaacATGACGGATTGTTAAAGGATTTATCCGGACTATAACGGGTTCGGATTCATATTGGGTCGGATTAATCGGGTAACGGGCTAACACGGGTCGGATCGGGTTATTGGGTAGCGGGTTGAAATTCGAGCCGGGTACATTTGGTTCcaaattatataattataatatcgATGACTTAATTAGGAGATGAAAacgataactaacttttaaaagtaataaaCATTTAAGATCAGTAATATAAGTTAGTGAGTATATAATATATAACTTAGTTTAATACTACATCCGTtactgaaagttctttacgcctcAAATCTACATCAATTACAAGTTTCATTTGAGTATAGTATATAATTTAAAGTGAGAATGAAGTACAAGTACACCGTATAACTAATAGTCATACACTTAATTGGTAGTGCATCATAATTAATGTTCTCTTATGGGTTCTGAACGATTTGGGTTAAACGGGTTCAGATCGAAGTTggttcggattaaacgggtcatgGGTTGAAACGGTTTGAATTAAACAGGTCACGGATTACAAACTGATCGGATTATACATATTTTCCTCGGGTTCAAACGGATTGGATCATAAACGGGTTTCGAATCGCTTCAGTTCGGATTAAACGGATTCAGGTTGTCACGGATCGGTCTGTTATCGGATTCAGATCTTAATCGGATCAATATTAACGGGTtgggtcggattcgggttgaatataatcggaCCGGATCGGATTTCGGATCTTAGATTACAGTTCATATTCTAAACGGTCGGACAAACCCATCAGGTTTATTGGGTCGGATTGAGAATTGACACCCTGGAAAGGAACTAACAAAATGTAAGTCTTTTTCTCGTGGCAATTATTTACACCCGGTTACACGTAGTTCTACGTGTAACCAGTTCATTTTATACTTTTAACCCCTCAAAAGCATATTTTTATAGTTTAAAAgcacatatttacaaattaaaagCACTTTTTTACAGTTTTAAAGCACATTATTAAAGATGAAAAACAAAGTTTTGCTGGTAAAAggaaatgaaaaatatataagtATGTGCTTTTAAATCATTAATGTGCTTTTTAAGTACggaaacttttgtgtaagaccgccttaccgaaaAGTTTGTATGTAAACGTGCTTTTAAGCCGTAAAAATATATGTTTTTAACCCGGTTACACGTAGAACTACATGTAATCGGAGACCGGGTGTACCTTATAATTTTTGTGTGGTTTGTTCGTCTTACATAAACCAAAGTCGATTTCCCCCCTTTCTTCTCCAAAATAAGAACACTTGAATTCGCTACAGCCGGGGCCTTACACAGTCTATCCACCCTCTTCTCCCCGGCGGCACCGGTAGCCCAGTACTCTGTTTCAGCGTCACGGTATTCAACTCTATCTCTTTCTGTCTCCAAAACTTTTAACCCTTTTGTTTGATTGCAATTTTATCTACTCAATCTTGTACGTCTTTTGAAATTACCAGTACCCTTTTTGTTTCCATTGTAATTTCCTCGTAATAGAACAATCTATGATCTTGTTTCTGTTTTCCGGGTGATAATTTATAGATTCCTGCTTTTCAATTGTTTAATTGTCAAGTTTAATTCTTGTTCCCAGATAACCAAAATAAACCCAAAATTGAAAGTTCCCCAGTTGGGCTTTGTCTAAAACGACGAAGAAAATGAAGTACAAATATGCAATGGTGTGTTCTTCGAATCAGAACAGAAGCATGGAAGCTCATTTCTTGTTAAAAAAACAAGCGTTTGATGTCGCATCCTATGGTACTGGTACCCATGTTAAGCTTCCTGGACCTTCACAGAGTAAACCTAATGTTTATGAGTTTGGTACGCCTTATAAGCAAATGTTGGAGGAGCTTCGTCGCAAAGACCCCGAATTGTATCCTTCTAATGGTTGAGAAGTTCAATTTTTACAGCATTTGAATTGGGTTTTGATATTTGTTGTATATTGTTCTTGAATTTTGGTAGTGTGGATTTGTTATAATGTTTTACATCATACCTTTATGTTTAAATTGGTGAGTTTTCAAGTGGAATAGGTTGGATTTTGGTTTTTCTCTTCTTAAAGATCAGTTATGTGTGTTCTTGAAACTGTATCATGTTCTACTATTGGTTTTGAGCTGATTTTTATCCTTAACAATTTCCTATGTACAAGCGTAATGGCATATTGCCAATGCTGAAGCGGAATGCATCTGTCAAGCTTGCTCCTCAGCGGTGGCAAGATAATGCACTTGATGGTGCATTTGATGTGGTGTTCACATTTGAAGAAAAGGTCTTTGATATGGTTGTTGAAGGTAAGTTTATTTGGAATCTCCCAAAGTTCTTGTGGTTCCTGTAATTATATTCAGATATTGGAAGTGGTGAAATGACTTAGAAGCAAGAATAATGATCTCAATCTTCTTGAACTTGATTAGTTGTGTTTTTTTAAATTACTTTTCATGATGTTTCCATTTGAATTTATGGTTTGAAATATTGCTCCGAGGAGAAGggatgatgttttattttattttagctgTAGGAGTAATTAGTAATAACCTTAAATTGATTTCCATAAGGATATTGAGTTGTGAGATGTTTAGCATGAAATGTTGACCTACTATACCACTTGATAATGACAATTAAGTGAATAACATAGTTTATTTAACCTCTTCTTAATCTAGTATCATGGGCCATGGAAGCTCAACCAAAAGAAAGTCCCTATATGACTGAGATTGACTTGACATCCACTGCATATTAGAGTTCTGTTTCTGTATAGTTTTCTCAGAACAATTGGGATGCAATTAGGTATATCTCAATGTCTTTTAAGTTTTTAAAGGCCTATATATACATCTTCAAAAGTTTCTCATCTCGGGAGGCAAATACTTATGGTGAATACAAGCTTGCATGCCCCCAGATCCACTCATACTACATTTTGTTGAAAATAAAAGGACCTATAAGAAAGATGTGAGAACTAGAAACAGAGTCTGTGATGTATGGAAAATATAGTCTATTCAGAATGCTGCATTGAATTCCCTTCATGGGTTCTTGAATGGTTATACCCCAACATAAGGCTAAATTCATAAGGCTAAGAAATTTGTATCAAAGAGAAAACCCATTGTCAACATTGGATTTCAATTGCTGCTGGCTTTGAGCTGGTGGAActaagataataagagatagaAAAAGGCATTCATATTTCATGTCATCCCTTGCTGTGATAGTGTGAGATAGAATCATAgtccttttattttttcttcagTCCTGACTCTTGATCCTGTATATAATACATATCAGTCTACCTGATGCCTGTTACAATCTGCGCTGTGATTTCAAAATGCTGTATAAAAGTCATTTTTAATTGCTTGAAATTACACTAGTGACTAGTGAGTGCCCGAGGAAGCTTTTACCTTGTACATTGAATAATGGTAGTCAGCATTTTCTGGCGTATTTAAAATGTTTAAGTTGTAGCCTAAGATAATTAGCCTATGTTTTAGATTATTATCATGTTACATATATAGCTGAATCACTTTCATAGTTCATTGCATCACATATTATCTTTTGCTTCGGGGTGGTTTTCATTCACTAGTTTTAAGTCTCAAGCTCCCACCTCTCGTCTGTAGCTTCCTCACTTTGTATCAGTCGAGTCATGCTTGATTATATCCCAGAGCATTCAACTGAAGTATTTCTTGTTTTTGGACAGATTTATACAAGCGTGACCATGTACTTATGAAACCTGTTGCCATCATCAACCTTGAGGTTAAAGACAATCACGAGGAGGCGGCTATTGGTGGTCGCCTTACACTTGATTTATGCCAAGAGGTATGCACTGTTCTCCTCTTTTATTAGTAATCAATCTCTCCATTCTACCACCAAAGCGTGTGTTTCCTTCTATTTTTTCGGTGGTTGGGTGTTTGTGGGTGGGGACTATGTGGGGTGCATAATTAAGATTGGTTTCTTGTTAGTTGTGCTACTCATTGAACATAACTTTTTTCTTTCTACTTACGTTTTCGTTAGCTTTTTGTAGTAATATTTTACACTTGAATTGAAAgtaaaatttaattcaaaatgTTTTCTTTTGAACAAAAGCACAACCTAGGGGAAATTTGCATTTACAACTTACTAGTTTGTGTAAAATGATGCAGATTGATGCAACTGATTCCTGGGAGGATAAGATAGATGAGATAATTGCTGCTTTCGAGAGACATCATAGACGAAAGATCGTCTACACTATTTCCTTCTATTGAAGATATTAAATAGACGTTTCAATTTCGCCTCTCACTCTCCGAGTCCTCACCCTTGTGCTATGCTGTATATTTGGTAACCAACCTGCTGAGAAGCCTCAGGAAGCTTTTCTCGTGCACAAAGAATTTTTTACAGAGTGTTGGATTATTACTTGAGACATTGTCTTAAACATCAGATAGTGTAAACTAGTTTTTAGCAATTTTACTTGAATATTATGCAAAAATGATCAGTCGGTAAAAATAAACACCTTTGAATCATTGGTTAGCCTGTCGAAACTAAAGGGTATTTTATATGGTTTTCTTTGGATATTGTATGTCTTGTAaaattttctttccaagtaaCTCTTGAAAGGTTCAGGTCTATGTGCCTTTTTAACTCTTACGTAGTACCAGGAAAAATGACTTGAACTAAAGGATGAAGAGAGGAAGAGGCAACACGACAACAATCACTTATAAAATcaaaattagaaaatcaatcacacaaagaTTTCCACCTTCATTTCCATATTTTGAGTTGAAAAAACATTCCTCAAAACCACCACCCTTATGTAGATCACAAGAGCTACTACAATGGTATGCATAGCTCACACGAATATTCTTgcgtggacctggtccacactaatattattgtggacccaaaatcaataattttcACTAGTACCTTTTTACACTCATAGTGACCTTTATTgtttatatagtaactataataaattaaacaccaacatttttagacatagtaaccattttttgaagcatAGTAACCCTATATTTTTAAAAGCGAATTATGACTTAAAGTTACATCATTCAAGCAAAACATGTATCAACGACactaattatatattttttcccaTAATAACCCTAATAAAATGCCAAGATGAATTAGGTACAAATTGTTAACTTTATTTTAAGACATGATCCACATTcgacaataaatttagtgtagaccaagtccatttaagaattaTACTAGCTCACAACACCTCTTTATATCCTCTTTAAACCTCACTGCATCAATCGAGTTAAAATGTGGTAATCTCCAGTATGAATGCTAGtaattgacaaattttcttaaataaaataaCGTTCTTCTCGTCTCTCTAATGTTATCAAAGCAAAGTTGATCGCCTGACAGTGAATTCTCAAAATGAACCTGATGGGTTTACAACTTTACATATACTGTTGTTTAGACCTACAGAAGCACATTTAAAGTCCATTTTACGGTGCCGTAATTTCTGCACCAAAATCATCGACTGGTTGGTAAAAGCAATTAGCCAATGATAGGTCAAACTAATTTGGACAAATATAAAagtatatactccctctgtcccggaatactcgacccggtttgatcggcacagagcttaagggacttgaattgacttatttaatttaataggtagtagttgatagtggagtattattttaatgtagttagtgggaaatgtgtaaaggggtggggttggggagcgtaggggttgaatttttaattattttttgcatggagtagggggtaggtgggttaataggtgtggagtgagaaataatataatattgttagaatatttccatttttagaaacaggtcaagtattaaaggacggcccgataaggaaaacaggtcaagtattccgggacggagggagtaactatcacaaattcttatttacaagggttgtacaataaatattgtacaccgaagtaaaagttaactcaaaatgcttaaaagttaagcttatatatgtaaaagttatctaatttttagtgataaattttttaattttaataaaacttatttcttcaaaatcactaataatgtataaaattaataattgaactctttaaaatgtttatctatcaaatttttttactaatataaaagttaatcaaaactaagttaaagttacaaaaaaatgggtaaaagttatcttggtgtacaataaatttattgtacaccttgtgcacaCAAGACCTTTTGAGTAACTATTTGCTACAAAACTCTTGATTGCAACAACATTCTCTTATAATGGTAACAGATTTCCCTTTTGTTTGTTTGTATACCACTATTATTCCACCCCtcccatatttatagtaatattttttaaattggGTGTTCTAAAATGATACGGAATAGTTCTGTTTCTATTTTTAGCCATTAAGTTCTCCACTTTTCCATAAACTATATTAATTTAAAATACATTGAAAACACAACAAAACTTCCCTCatatactatattccacttCTCCATGTACTATAGTCCCTACCAATTgcatgttggttcagtggtgattgagactGAACTTGGTACAGCAGATCGCGTGTTAGATctccgcaacaacaattggaagGGGATTACCAGAACTCGTCCCGAATCCGAATTagctaagggtgaaccgggtggtaaCACCAAAAAAGTACTATAGTCCATTTTCCATGTATTATATTCCACTTTCTCATTCACAAATCATTCATCAATGTAGTTATTCCAATTACATATGTACggtattccacttttcttatatttttagtCAAACGAGATTCTGAatatgggacagagggagtagcaTATTCATACAAAATTCTGtaattatttttctaccaaaaGACAAGGTAGGAGAAATTAAGTGTACGCAACACTCACAATTGTACGCGCAATATGGCTGGTTCAGTTACCACTTACAATGCCATTCACTAATGACTAGCCCAAGCCTTAGTGTAATGTTTTTTTCCTGAAATTTATGTCATTCACTTCGGATTTTGTAGGCACATTGCTAGTTTCATCAAACTCACATTACTTTTACAAATTACACGTATTATTACTTTGACAGTTAGTTTCAGACGATAACATATTCAGGTTCCAGAAAGGTTCAAGCAGTTTATACAATCTTCTGCTTACTAAGCGTAGGAAATTTCAAGTCATATATGCAAGAGTTG encodes:
- the LOC110782727 gene encoding uncharacterized protein, giving the protein MKYKYAMVCSSNQNRSMEAHFLLKKQAFDVASYGTGTHVKLPGPSQSKPNVYEFGTPYKQMLEELRRKDPELYKRNGILPMLKRNASVKLAPQRWQDNALDGAFDVVFTFEEKVFDMVVEDLYKRDHVLMKPVAIINLEVKDNHEEAAIGGRLTLDLCQEIDATDSWEDKIDEIIAAFERHHRRKIVYTISFY